The Leptolyngbya sp. CCY15150 genome window below encodes:
- a CDS encoding ABC transporter substrate-binding protein has protein sequence MPIRRRFWLLALLATLWAIAIMACDRLPQSNSPPLRVAFNLWPGYFPMVLAQERGYFAEQGIEVELSLVGGTIMSDFREGRYDGLAMTIGNAITTAPEQPIRIVMALDDSMGADAVVASSEIEAIADLQGQSVGATLGGFGELFLEQMLDSVGLSREEVTFVESDPSEVPEELGDRLIQAGHTWEPHVSRAVEQGNRILFTSAETPGLITDVVFFKESVISDRPDDVRAFVRACFQAIETWQEDISGGTALIADALDLEADDISLDGIRLLTLADNQRRFDPSDESSLYQNTQLYTDFFLRTDAITAPIDLDRLIDDAFLNLTDL, from the coding sequence ATGCCTATTCGCCGACGGTTTTGGCTCCTTGCCCTATTGGCTACGCTGTGGGCGATCGCTATTATGGCTTGCGATCGCCTCCCTCAATCTAATTCGCCGCCTCTGCGCGTAGCCTTTAACCTTTGGCCAGGCTATTTTCCGATGGTCTTGGCCCAAGAGCGTGGATATTTCGCTGAGCAAGGGATAGAGGTAGAGCTGAGCTTAGTGGGGGGCACGATCATGAGTGATTTTCGAGAGGGCCGCTATGATGGGCTAGCCATGACGATTGGGAATGCCATTACCACAGCGCCTGAGCAACCAATTCGGATTGTGATGGCGCTGGATGATTCCATGGGGGCCGATGCGGTAGTAGCTAGCTCTGAGATTGAAGCGATCGCTGATCTGCAGGGGCAATCCGTTGGGGCGACCCTAGGGGGCTTTGGCGAATTATTCCTTGAGCAAATGCTAGATTCTGTCGGTCTCAGCCGGGAAGAGGTTACTTTTGTCGAATCTGATCCTAGTGAGGTACCGGAAGAATTGGGCGATCGCCTGATCCAAGCGGGGCATACCTGGGAGCCCCATGTCTCTCGTGCTGTGGAGCAGGGTAACCGGATTTTATTTACTAGTGCGGAGACGCCAGGTTTAATTACCGATGTGGTTTTCTTCAAGGAATCAGTGATCAGCGATCGCCCAGATGATGTTCGTGCTTTTGTTAGAGCTTGCTTTCAAGCGATTGAAACCTGGCAGGAAGATATCTCAGGGGGAACAGCCTTAATTGCAGATGCTCTAGACTTAGAGGCTGATGATATTTCCCTGGATGGCATTCGTCTGTTGACCTTGGCAGATAATCAACGGCGGTTTGATCCAAGTGATGAAAGCTCGCTCTATCAAAATACTCAGCTTTATACAGACTTTTTCTTGCGCACGGATGCTATCACGGCACCCATTGATCTCGATCGGCTGATCGACGATGCTTTTTTGAACTTGACTGACTTGTGA
- a CDS encoding lamin tail domain-containing protein, protein MVTINLTDTTYNQAFDDLPVFGLTGSALPTGWSFLEAGSGNAVYSINNGSFSTGNTYLYGAGSGANNDPERALGGLRSATVVPTVGANFTNTTDSTITGLDISYVGELWRLGTPGQEDRLDFQYSLDASSLDTGSWVDVDELDFTTPNTTGSAGARNGNAAENQANISGLIAGLEIAPGETVWIRWTDAAVPGANDGLAVDDFSLTPLFEAPPVSDIQITEFMYAGGAGEFIELTNVGTAPVDMTGWSYSDSARLPGSFSLDGFGLVQPGESVILTQASEADFRAAWGLDVSFKVIGDLDVQNLLRRNNEINLYDAEGNLSDRLTYGDQDFPGTIRTQNVSGWTTLDNLDATEINDGWLLSSINDPQNSREGGGSIGSPGVFNAGQPGIVLIESAAQTDVEEGGATDTYAIALRSQPSAEVVITINPNGQTSTNVTTLIFTPDNWNVAQTVIVTAVDDDVFEGDHTGSITHTVTSDDDTYDGISVRPVTANITDNDSPPPLVNGLPATQYINSRGVVVGPAYQMGELYAGELFSNSDGTDNPNDTMAGTDGDDNIWGGLEGNDTIDAGDGNNIVGFGNGDAWVRVGDGDDFVYAVGDGGGDNIVDLGLGTNSFWAVGGNNTITARGSNVIGIGIGNDTVTTGAGNDFIYSVNGGGGTNSLRLGSGANEVWLEGGDYTIVTGRDNDVLGLGTGTDIVNAGDGDNIIYMVNPDLPAGNKTIQTGAGDDYIATGSGDDLLDGGAGNNILLGGIGSDTFVISNGASNYIGDFELGIDQIQLIDVEFEQLSFIQGQGDTALDAFIAVDDVILAQVANLEASQLGTIANFV, encoded by the coding sequence ATGGTGACTATTAACTTAACGGATACAACCTACAATCAGGCTTTTGACGACTTGCCCGTATTTGGCCTCACCGGCAGCGCGTTACCAACGGGCTGGTCATTTCTGGAAGCCGGATCGGGCAATGCCGTGTACAGCATTAACAATGGCAGCTTCTCGACGGGCAACACCTATCTCTATGGGGCTGGCAGTGGTGCCAACAATGATCCTGAAAGAGCCTTGGGTGGACTGCGCTCTGCCACAGTGGTTCCTACCGTTGGCGCAAATTTCACCAACACCACCGATTCCACGATCACAGGTCTTGATATTTCCTATGTGGGTGAGTTGTGGCGCTTAGGGACGCCTGGGCAAGAGGATCGCTTAGATTTTCAATACAGCTTAGATGCCAGTTCCCTCGATACAGGAAGCTGGGTGGACGTTGATGAGCTTGATTTTACGACGCCTAACACGACGGGATCAGCGGGGGCACGGAATGGTAATGCGGCTGAAAACCAGGCTAATATCAGCGGTCTGATCGCCGGTCTTGAAATTGCGCCGGGAGAGACGGTCTGGATTCGCTGGACTGATGCTGCAGTTCCCGGTGCAAATGATGGCCTGGCCGTAGATGACTTTTCACTGACGCCACTGTTTGAGGCTCCTCCAGTCAGTGATATACAGATCACCGAGTTTATGTATGCAGGTGGTGCTGGTGAGTTCATTGAGTTGACCAATGTGGGGACGGCACCTGTCGATATGACGGGCTGGAGCTATAGCGATAGTGCGCGTCTACCCGGCTCTTTCTCGTTGGACGGGTTTGGCTTGGTGCAGCCGGGTGAGTCGGTGATTCTCACCCAGGCCAGTGAAGCAGATTTCCGAGCAGCTTGGGGACTGGATGTCTCCTTTAAAGTCATAGGTGACCTTGACGTTCAAAACCTTCTCAGGCGCAATAATGAGATCAACTTATATGATGCAGAGGGGAACTTAAGCGATCGCCTCACCTATGGCGATCAAGACTTTCCCGGCACCATTCGCACGCAAAATGTCAGCGGTTGGACAACCCTAGACAATCTAGATGCCACAGAGATTAATGATGGTTGGCTGCTATCGAGCATCAATGATCCACAAAACTCTCGGGAAGGAGGGGGCTCTATTGGCAGCCCCGGCGTTTTCAACGCTGGCCAACCCGGCATTGTCTTGATTGAGTCGGCAGCCCAGACGGATGTGGAAGAGGGTGGTGCGACGGATACCTACGCGATCGCTCTCCGCAGCCAGCCGAGTGCTGAGGTTGTGATTACCATTAACCCCAATGGTCAAACCAGCACCAATGTCACCACGTTGATCTTTACGCCAGACAACTGGAATGTGGCGCAAACGGTGATCGTTACGGCGGTCGATGATGATGTGTTTGAGGGAGATCACACGGGTAGCATTACCCATACAGTTACAAGTGACGATGATACCTATGATGGTATTAGCGTTCGTCCTGTGACGGCTAACATCACGGATAACGACAGCCCACCGCCTCTCGTCAATGGTCTGCCTGCTACCCAATACATCAACAGTCGGGGAGTTGTTGTCGGCCCTGCCTATCAAATGGGTGAACTCTATGCTGGAGAGCTATTCAGCAACTCTGACGGAACGGATAACCCAAACGATACAATGGCTGGCACGGATGGAGATGACAACATCTGGGGCGGCCTTGAAGGCAACGATACCATTGATGCTGGTGACGGTAACAATATCGTTGGTTTTGGTAATGGTGACGCTTGGGTTCGGGTTGGTGACGGAGATGATTTTGTCTATGCGGTTGGTGATGGTGGCGGTGATAATATCGTTGACTTGGGGCTTGGCACCAATAGTTTTTGGGCAGTAGGAGGCAACAATACGATTACGGCTAGAGGTAGCAATGTCATCGGTATTGGCATCGGTAATGACACGGTTACGACAGGTGCCGGCAACGATTTTATCTACAGTGTTAATGGTGGCGGTGGGACTAATAGTTTACGACTCGGAAGTGGTGCCAATGAAGTTTGGCTAGAAGGCGGAGACTATACCATCGTCACCGGTCGTGACAATGACGTGCTCGGCCTTGGCACAGGGACGGATATCGTTAATGCTGGTGATGGAGACAACATCATTTACATGGTTAATCCGGATCTTCCTGCCGGTAATAAAACCATCCAGACCGGAGCCGGAGATGACTACATAGCTACTGGATCTGGAGATGATCTCTTGGATGGTGGTGCTGGCAACAATATCTTATTGGGTGGAATTGGATCTGATACGTTTGTTATCAGCAATGGGGCATCTAACTACATCGGTGATTTTGAATTGGGTATTGATCAAATCCAGCTCATTGATGTAGAGTTCGAACAACTCAGTTTTATTCAAGGACAAGGGGATACGGCCCTCGATGCTTTCATCGCTGTTGACGATGTAATTTTGGCTCAGGTCGCTAATCTTGAGGCAAGTCAGCTTGGCACAATCGCGAACTTTGTCTAA